A segment of the Lolium perenne isolate Kyuss_39 chromosome 3, Kyuss_2.0, whole genome shotgun sequence genome:
tgcccgttcgtggcgccggagggatcgtgatcaagatcttctacgtgcttttgcaagcggcaagtgaacgtctaccgcagcaagaagagcctcctcttgtaggctttggaatctcttcaagggtgagactcgataaacccctcgttgctaccgtcttctagattgcatcttggtttggattgcgtgttcacggtaggaatttttttgttttctatgcaacgttatcctacaggttcagtatcatgctccacctgttcagcacaactcaaagcatgctgaacaagattacattcttcaatcaaacgaggacgtggacctttattatgcctcggtctatcagcagcaatggaactatttgtttgctgcaaaacaTGCGGTGAGTGCTGAACAACGCTACGGCCCAAGCCTccagcgacgggcctcgctccgctcgtcagaagttagcctccctttagtatatgaatttggatcacaatataacaatctGCAATGCATGATACAATGTTCAGATGGTCACCGAGAATTCCGTTTGAATACAAAACTTGACCACTGCCACACAGAAACATACATGTCAGGCAAGCAAATTGAAATGAGGCACAGACCCGTGTGAGTGTGTGGCTGTTTCCACCGTACCATTAGTTGTGTTCAATGCATTATAAAActcaatctgcttagccttgccgcTGCAAACACCCAACAAAACTATGAGAACCCTGCACAAGTGATGAACTGTTGGAAACAAACAGCCACAGAAAAGCTTGAGACATTCATGTTGACTTTGGGCCATACCTTCCTGGGCGCGAAGGGGGGCAGATGCAGCAACATCAGGCATCGCTAATGTGGGCGATATGTAGCTGATCTGCTGGTGTCGACTTAGGGTCACCTTCCTCGGATCACCTTCCTCCTCCGCTCACTGTAGCCGACCCCATCTTCCAAGAGACAAATGAGAGAGAGGGGTCTTTTTTTAGCATCGGGAGGGAGAGGTAAACCTGCACGAACCCCAGCTCCGTGCTCCCGTTGCCACTTGAGGCCCAATGAAACCCGCGACTCCCTGGTGAGACTACACCGCTGAGTGGCCCTGCCCGCGCGGTCATTGTTGGCCTCCCGCTGCTTGAGCCCCAGGGCGTCACGCTCCTCACCATCCCCCGCCGCGCTTTCGCCTGGccgcatgatgacccacaagtataggggatcgcagcagtcttcgcgggtagtataacccaatttattgattcgacacaaggggagacaaagaatacttggaggccttaacagcggagttgtcaattcagctgcacctggaaacagacttgctcgcaagagtttatcagtagtaacagttttatagcagtagcagtagtgaaataacagcagcagagtaacagagacagcagtagtgattatagtaaacagcaggattaaaatactgtaggcacggggacggatgacgggcgttgcatggatgatagaaactcatgtaacattcatagcagggcatttgcagataataataaaacggtgtccaagtacaaagcaatcaataggcatgtgttccaattatagtcgtacgtgctcgcaatgagaaacttgcacaacatcttttgtcctcccagccggtggcagccgggcctcaagggaatctactggatattaaggtactccttttaatagagtaccggagcaaagcattaacactccgtgaacacatgtgatcctcacgtcactaccatcccctccggttgtcccgattcttgtcacttcggggccattggttccggacagcgacatgtgtatacaacttgcaggtaagaccataaacaatgaatatcatgatgaaacaataacatgttcagatctgagatcatggcactcgggccctagtgacaagcattaagcatagcaagttgcaacaatatcatcaaagtaccaattaaggacactaggcactatgccctaacaatcttatgctattacatgaccaatctcatccaatccctaccatccccttcggcctacatcgggggaattactcacacatggatgggggaaccatggctggttgatggagaggcgtcggtggtgatgatggcgatgatctcctccaattccccgtcccggcggagtgccagaacggagacttctggctcccgagacggagtttcgcgatgtggcggcgttctggaggctttctggcgacttcgacttctctccgtgcgtttttagttcgaaggcaatatatagtccgaaggagggcgtcggaggccggccgagggggccacaccacagagccgcgcgggccccccctgggccgcgccgccttatggtgtggggccctcgggcctccacctgacttgtccttctggctccgtcagtattctgggaaaatagggccttctgcataaattccgaggattttcctgaaagttggatttctgcacaaaaacgagacactagagcagttctgctgaaaacaacgttagtccgtgttagttgcatccaaaatacacaaattagaggcaaaacaatagcaaaagtgttcgggaaagtagatacgttttggacgtatcaactccccccaagcttagcttattgcttgtcctcaagcaattcagttaacaactgagcgataaaagaactttcacgaacacatttgctcatatgatgtatatattctcatgctatggctgacacttaggcagttcataatgggatgcatacaaataagatcatctaacagctatgtcaaccatggagaggtaccaacaattaataataagcatcatgaatcatgtatataagcaggattgcaatgctcataagagagtatgataaagtggtatctcgcttgcccatatttgatcggcaaaacataaatgcccaggcacctctgaagttcatagaaagactagaagtagtgattgtcaaagataaaagcatcaaagttataccacaatcaatcatattttgagacaagcatattataataagaatgacagttgtgctctcaagatagtgctcaaagaaagaatggagacacaacacaaaagtaaaagattgacccttcgcagagggaagcagggattaacatgcgctagagcttttcattttttttaaaacaggagtaaaattattttgagaggtgtttgttgttgtcaacgaatggtaatgggtacaccaactacctcgccaaccggactcccaagagcggctcccatgaattatttttatgtttatgcggcactccttccaacctttctttcacaaaccatggctaaccgaatccttcgagtgccgtccaacaatcacataccatggaggagtgtctatttaggttaattaatttgggactgggaatcccattgccagctctttttgcaaaattattggataagcggatgtgccactagtccatatgaaagtccgtcaaaagtaaatgacaaggttgaaagttaaacaccacatacttcctcatgagctatgaaacataaacacaaattgagaaatattttgaaggttttatAGGTAGCGCAtgggaatttacttggaatggtttgaaatgccatgcataggtatttatggtggacactttggaacaacttggttttcaggtgtttggaagcacgagcagcattcccgctcagtacaagtgaaggctaacaatagactggggagcgacaaatcaagagagcagtaactgtcataatcatgcttgcagcaaaataaattaacggaagcataaaagtgatacaagaactctgaagcaatataaatcattgaggcttaattgacttttattcagtcatatgcatgcgtgagcatgtgccaagtcgatataaatgaattattcagaggaggataccacaatgccgtacctacttatgaataaaacaatgcaagcaaacatccatgacatgctactcatattaataaattggagctaaacatgagagatcatgaactactagactttctcaaatgacatatatctcacatgaaccaactaagcatgctcacatggatgagtatatgtacaaaaatgaaaacaaatagagttcataccagcctctcaccacaattcaattgtcgtagatcgtcattattgcctttcacttgtgtagcttggataatataaaatgaaaaccacgctccagccaccgaagaccattgaactcatgatgaactttacaaaccaaagaagaacagcaaatatttttggtgttttcgaattggaaacaagaacaaaaggaaacaagcaaacaaagcaaaatctttttgggttttcttatagcaaactagcaatagcaaataaagcgaaataaatgcaaaaaaaaacaaaacaaacaaatgatgaagagaaacaacagaaatatttttggtctttttgtgttttgggaaagaaacaaagcaaaaacaagaaatggcaaactagaagactcacataaacacaaagcagcagaaattcgtcaaacttgacagcagtacagtactcgatttgtaataaattcttccactgctcaaatcgaaaagtgttcaactaatgaaagttagataacaacctggggaacatgcacaaaaattggcttcgcaaaatactgttctggctatttttgggaattttttcggtaacagtccagaatctgtttttaggcagcacttccccaaatatcatctccctctcattagaaaaccactcaaacaaactaaacaagtatgtacaagtatccagaaaccataatatgcaaacaatgagtgatgccggtatacctccccccaagcttaggcttttggcctaagtggagttcaaccccaacgagggtcgctgttcctcgccggtggataatgcatggcgtaatcatagtaaggttcctgtgcagaagaaaagcgtggaggctccacatgcccaacatgatgatgcgaggaacttgctgcatcggatgatgagtcgaggtgttcctcggcctcctccgtgttgtctcttgcatgatggcctcctccctctatgtgtgcattcagtgcaccttctgtgactgaccaatcctccccggaaccaaggttaaatagaacaggcgcaggcaatcttactagttttttagttttcttagttattctccaaactttcttatgaaatgtcatcttgtagaacaggttacccaaattagatgaatcagaaacaaattcatgtttaatcatagagactatgtcaagtttttctatggaaagttgaatatcaagatgatgaggttctacattatgcaaagctagtaaacgagaagcgatgagacctccacaaattccgcctttctcacggttagtagcaagtctataagctatcaatgcccccaaattataagtcttactaccttgcagtgcagcagctagaaaagctaaatcttggatagatagtttaccaccactttttctagcaagaacgcatttagtaatgaaataagcaaagtagcggatagctaggagttgaatgctagtaattttaccaccatcctctgagaaactccttccataacaaatcatctcgaagaggcttaagagctctcgcggcgatccccttatcttctcgcacgatccccattgcggtactctaattgctgtacaaaaatcattgaatggcaagttgatagttttattataaatcttatactgaaccatggggttagatcgcgaccaattgaacttaaaatcctgcacaacagacatagtcaattttgcatattggcatggttctccatcaacaaaatcattcaaccctgcacgagaaattagattctgaacatcttccaatattcctgcgcttctcatgaaatctgtgcacgggtagtaagaagggtatactccctcttcacgattcactctcatgacttgttgcacctccaattcttgttggtttagttgatatctattccactccattttctgaaatttttcaacaaacaatataaaactttatttggtgacatataatcaaggggaactactataggaacttgctagagtactaatcatgcatcaaaactagtttatacaacttagaacaagcatgcaagctcactaaacatgttacctactgcagcaaaatattcaagatatactcaaacaaacaaaattctacttggataggcggaggagtcacataccggagagcaaatgtgccaaatttcagacagaaatctgggctgagcaaagagatcgagaaatcctgagctcttgagcaaaaacgcgagtgagagaaagctggttcgagttttttcgggagagagaagagtctgggaggaagagatgaagtagtggggcaaggaggggcccacaccacagggtggcgcgcccccctccttggccgcgccggctggtggtgtggcaccctggggtgccccacaggtcatcctctggtgctcccaggtgcattttcgaaaaataggaccaacggtataatttttgtgaatttttgaaaactttgaaaaatgcacatttctgggtattaaatttattattactggccaggaaattttttgaaatctctaattaactaaggaactttgcaaatcaaaagtgctacaacaagtaaaacaagtggaggaagaaagagatgttgtttacctcctctatgcatataaaaggtatttgttaacaaggttgatcaagtcttgccaccaaataaattttacatagcatatgaagaaataaacctcaaatcaatcatgttaccttgaattgtattgatatggatccaatcataagactttgatatccttctttaggctcatatataggacaatcaatagttccaattttgatagttcttacattagaaatagtattgactccacatactttatcaatcctcttggggaaatagacggtatgctccttatcatcaacattgaaagtaacctttcctttattgcaatcaataacagcccctgcggtgttaagaaaaggtctcccaataataatagacatattatcatcttcaggcatttccaacacaacaaaatcagttaatatcaagcagttattagtaacttgaacaggaacatcctcacatataccaacaggaatagcagtagatttatcatccatttgcaaagatatatcagtaggtatcaacttatctaaataaagtctcttataaagagaaaaaggcataacactaacaccggctcccaagtcacatagagcagttttaacataattattcttaatagaacaagaaatagtaggtatacctgggtcgcccaacttcttcggaaccttgccattgaaagagtaattagcaagcatagtggaaatttcctcattggggattttccttttgttagtaacaatatctttcatatactttgaataaggaggcaatttaatagcatcagtcaaagggatttgcaagaataaaggtttcatccaatcacaaaatttattatagtgttcttcttcctttgattttaatttcttagcaggaaaaggcatttgcttttgcacccaaggttctctttcattaccatgtttcttagcaataaaatcttctttagtatactttttatttttatcatgcttttcaggttcatcttcaacttcttctttatcagaagcatcattcttatcattatcattatcattatcatgttcatttccactttcagtttcagcatcaaaaatagaaatactattaggatcattaacatgttcagaggattctacaacatttttatgtttcttcttctttttcttcttagaaggagcactaggttcaatgcgttgagaatcttgttcaattcttttgggatgcccttcaggatatagaggatcctgggtagagacaccacctctagttgttacttcataagcatgtttctctttagaattattttttagcaagtcgctttgcactttagtgagttgatcaatttgagtttgaaccatttgaaaatgtttaacaagcatcttaacatcattggaggttctctccacaatatcatgcaaattgctaatagcttgagaattttccattagatgattctctactctcatattaaaattttcttgcttaacaatataattatcaagctcatctaagcattgcgcaggaggttttgaatacggaatatattccctggtaaagcgttgaagggagtttacctcaatcatggatgaagggggaattatctcgcatatatcttctatgggaggtagattcttcacttcttcggatttaatacctttctccttgagagacttcttagcttccctcatatcctcatcattcaattcaattaaacccctcttcttcaatattggcgttggagttggttcaggtgtattccaatcatcatgatttcggcttattttagccaataattcttcacttaaatgcggagttcttttcctgaaaacacaaccagcacagctatccaaatatgctctagattcaatggttagtccactataaaatatatcaagtagatcattcttttctaaatcatgtccaggtcgaactctgataagagaacaaaatcttgcccatgccgcaggcaatttctcttcatctccctggtcaaacctataaattctctgtaaagcagcatgttgagcgctagcaggaaagtattttcgaaagaaaacatcacgcagaacagttggacttttaatagaaccaggtggcaaattattataccaagttttagcatcatccttaaatgagaaaggaaattttttaatgacaaagtaagtacacatcttgtcatcatcagaaaacaagctactcatagaagaaagttcattcatgtgttctacagcactttctttttcagtaccacaaaagggtgctttctctacaatagctatataagatagatcaagagaaaaatcataatctttatccttaatccatataggagatgtggcaaatttaggatcaggagatagcttatgtctaacagtatattgtgtaagaaactttttaatgtttcttgcatcagcagtagcattacatctattaataagatcatcattaagctccacataatcttcatcaggatcatcactagaataatcaagttcaggtgaactaacaggtgtagtggcattttcattaggagtttcagcattttcaatttgtctagacctagcaattgtagcatctagaaaggatcccagtgaaccactatcatcaagcacagcagaaacattatcaatattatgagagttttcagattcagcagacgtaccagcttgtggtggtgaaacaagttgacttatcacagatggtgaatcaagtgtagcggaggtactcagagttgtaccttttcttgtagtggatggtaatatgacgactttagaatcgcgagctttacccatgatggagaatttgcagcgaacaatatcaatccaagtgaacttccaaataaagctatgctccccggcaacggtgccagaaaacagtcttgatgacccacaagtataggggatcgcagcagtcttcgcgggtagtataacccaatttattgattcgacacaaggggagacaaagaatacttggaggccttaacagcggagttgtcaattcagctgcacctggaaacagacttgctcgcaagagtttatcagtagtaacagttttatagcagtagcagtagtgaaataacagcagcagagtaacagagacagcagtagtgattatagtaaacagcaggattaaaatactgtaggcatggggacggatgacgggcgttgcatggatgagagaaactcatgtaacattcatagcagggcatttgcagataataataaaacggtgtccaagtacaaagcaatcaataggcatgtgttccaattatagtcgtacgtgctcgcaatgagaaacttgcacaacatcttttgtcctaccagccggtggcagccgggcctcaagggaatctactggatattaaggtactccttttaatagagtaccggagcaaagcattaacactccgtgaacacatgtgatcctcacgtcactaccatcccctccggttgtcccgattcttgtcacttcggggccattggttccggacagcgacatgtgtatacaacttgcaggtaagaccataaacaatgaatatcatgacactactaggaaaaggcttatagccacactccttaccgccggcgagtacgattccaagatgccggcggtaaggtCTTCCAGGGTCGTCTCACGTTACCGCCGGCAAGTTGGTTTCAGGTCGCCGGGGATAGggcacttaccgccggcgaatCAGGATTGGAACAGCCAGCGGTAAGGTGGACTAAGAGCATCTGGATGGGCCTCtgcttaccgccggcgagtttgtCTCGAAGATGCCAGGGGTAAATTAACTACCGCCGGCGAAATGGACTTGCACGTGACAGTGCTAACGTGGGCTGCTGTGAGCCATTCGGGCCGAAATTACCGCCCGCGTCCGTGTTTCGTTTTCGCCGGGGGTATTTACTCATCTTGGATTTCTCCACCCCACACCCTACACACGCACGACGCACCCTCGTCGCCACACACACAAGTCGCTCCTACATCCCCATTTCCTCCCCACCCAGACGTGGCGGCGACGGCCTCACCGCGGGCGCATCCCCTTGCCCGCACCACCTGATTGAGATGATAGCAGCCAAGTTCGCCGGGCCGCCGAAGCCCCTTCGCCTGCTCACCGGATCTGGTCGCTcccgtctcctcctcctgctgctttcCCCACACGCACGGACACgctccctcctcctccgcccacgCATGCAGGTGAGCCTCCGCCGCCCGAATCCGCCCTGATTCGCCGCCGATTCCGCCGCGCCAAGGCCGGATCTGACCTGTGCGCTCGCTGATTTCCGCTCGCAGGAACCAGCCAGCCAGGTTCAGCACCAGGTTCAGCACCCACCGACAGCCCCCAAATCCCCTCCCTCCGGCCCTTTGATTCCCGCGCGCCCCGGTGCTGatcctcgccgtcgccggcgaTGGAGGTGGAGGACCTTCTCCACGGCGTCCGCATCGCGCCACCGTGGAGCTCGCCGCGGGGAGTCAAGGAGGAGATGGTGGTCTCCGTCCCGGAGCTGCGGCCGTCGGCGACCTCCTGGACAACCTCCCCGATCTGCGGCTGCCGGCGTCCGGCGACGTCCCCGACCTACTGCTCCGTCCCGCTGCCATCCCCCCAACTTAGCACCTGTTCGGTGAGGTCCATCTCTAATCTGCCTGCACTTGCCATTTTACCTTCAGATTTGGGTAGCCTGTGTGACTGCTTGTTCCTGCACATTCGCAGACACACGTTTTCTGGAACACATGTTGGGGGAGAGATTGAGCGGATCGCTGGCGGGTCGGCGATCTTGCCGGCACCAAGATCAGCGGCGCTGTGCCATCCTGCTCAAGCCTGCCCGTCGCCCGCGCCAAGAGCCGAGAGAGCCACGCGAGCCAAGAGACTATTGTTGGTTGTCGTCATCATGCTGTTCCTGACATATATGGAGGTATCAATCTCTCATGTAAAGTGTTGTCTCGTGCGCCTCAAGTGTTTGTTTCCGCAAAGCACCCAATGGATGTTATACTGATGGACTAGTACTGCAGCCACAAAACATGTTTTGTTTGGAGTAGCCGCTCATGTCCTAATTCTACGAAATGTCAATGGTTAAGAAAAGTGGTGATGAATATGCATAGTCCCATGATTGTTGTTCTTTTGTGCTGCTTATGATATCTTTTGTACATGGAAACTCGTTGTCTAATGTCTATTGGTACAGATGTTTCACACTTTACAGTATGTGATTCATTCCTTAATAAGTGGTGCACCTTACTTGTCATGTCTTAGCTAGATCTGTAGTTATTGCTCTGAATATTTGTCGAAAACTCGGGTCAGGAAAACAGTTAATATAGTGCTTGCATTTGATCTTGAGATTTCTTATTAATCCAGTGGCAAACAGCAACGAAATCCCCTCAATTTTGTTTGGGTTTTTTGTAATTATGCATGCTTTTTGATCTAATTTATACGGAGATGTTGTTTTGCTTGTGACGATTCCTCCAGTATGTGATTTGGTGCTGGTTAATTATTCTAATCAAGGTTGCATCAACAGGACTCTTCCTCCTGGTTATTTGGAGGTCGGGGAGTCTGCAGCGGAGGGAGCCTCCAGGGAAACTTTGAAAGAAGCTTGTGCAGATGCG
Coding sequences within it:
- the LOC127340866 gene encoding uncharacterized protein — encoded protein: MEVEDLLHGVRIAPPWSSPRGVKEEMVVSVPELRPSATSWTTSPICGCRRPATSPTYCSVPLPSPQLSTCSVRHTFSGTHVGGEIERIAGGSAILPAPRSAALCHPAQACPSPAPRAERATRAKRLLLVVVIMLFLTYMEDSSSWLFGGRGVCSGGSLQGNFERSLCRCDPWSGDCDR